The DNA sequence TGGCGCGCGAAGCGCTGAAGCTGCAGCGCCGCGAAGAGGCAACCATGCACGCATTGTCTGCTGTGGCGTTGCTGCTCAACTATGTGCCTGGCGATATCTACCCGATCACCATCTGGCGCGAGGTATATGAGGTACTGCAATCCCAGGCGTACCAGGCTGCTTCAGACACAGCGCTGGAATACGCCAGCCGTTGGTTGGCTCGTGTTGCCGCTTGTGACGTGCCTTTGGAATATCAGGATTCCTTCTTCCATCGCAATCCAGACAACAAACTATTCCTTCACCTGGCTCGGTTCAGGCAAGCCCCGACCGAGATGCATTGAGGCACATGCTTCACCGTGTCATCTCATTCGGCCTGTAGGCCGGTCACCAGCGTGGGATGATGCAGTCGGATCTTCAATTCAGCATGCAGCCGATGGGCGCATAGGCGGCGAGACTCATCCATGAACGACAGCATGGCAGGCGTCAGCCGCTGGCTTGCCTCAGCCCTGTTGATGCGGGGTGGGCGGGGCAGGCCGGCTACATCCGCGACGCGATCAAAATAGTCGCCCATCTTCATCACATCTTCATCCACCACGTTGTAGACCCGCTGCGACTGGCCTCGAAGACTGGCTGCAATGGCGATGCGGGCCAGATCCTGGGCGTGGATATGGTTGGTATAACCGTCCTCTTCGGAGAGCAGTGCCGGCAGGCCCGCCCGAATGCGCTCGATCGGTAGCCGGTTGGCAGCATAGATACCAGGCACACGCAAGATCACCACTTGCGATCCGGTCTGCCGTCCCCATGCCCGGAGCTGCCGCTCTGCATCGACCCGCCGACATGCACGATCGGTCTGTGGGTTGACGGTGCGTGATTCGTTAATCTCCGCACCAGCACAATTGCCATATACGCCGCTGGTGCTGATGTAGATCAGGCGCTGTGGTAATATCCCACGCTTTGTCAATGCGTTAAGCAGATGGCGGGTGCGAGTGTCCTGCTTGCCGCTCGCAGGGGGCGGGGCAAAGTGGAACACCATATGGGCCAAACCGCTGATCCGGCTCAACGTTGCAGGCTGGTCCAGATCCCCGACAATGGGGCAGATGCCCACAGCACGGAGTGTTTTGGCTTTGTCTTGATGGCGTATCAGACCATATAGCTGGTAGCGTTGCCCAAGCAGCCTGGCGGTGCGTAGCGCAATGTCACCGCACCCAATGAAGAGAACTCGTTGCATAGCGCAAGTCTATAATGAAAACCAGATGGTGTGTTCATCTGGAGCTGAAGGAATGAAACAAGATGTCGTGTAAGGTGACCGTCAAGCCAAGTGGGCATGAATTTATCGTCAACGAAGGCGAGACAATCCTTGAGGCCGCATTGCGAGAAAGCATCATGTTGCCATATGGCTGCCGCAATGGCGCATGTGGTGCTTGTAAAGGCAAGGTGTTGGAAGGTGCGGTCACTCATTCCGCTCATGCCGAATCGACATTGAGTCGGGAGGAAGTCGCCAATGGCATGGCGCTGTTTTGTTGCGCCAAGCCGTCGGGTGACGTGATCATCGAGTCCAAGGAGATCGGTGCGGCCAAGGACATTCAGATCAAGACCTTGCCTTGCCGTGTCGAGAAAATAGACAAGATCTCCCACAATGTGGCGGTGTTGTCGCTGAAGCTGCCAGCCAACGAGCGTCTGCAGTTCATGGCGGGTCAATACATCGACATCATCATGAAAGATGGCAAGCGTCGCAGTTTCAGTATTGCCAATGCCCCACACGACGACGCCTTCATTCAGCTCCATATCCGCCACATGGCGGGCGGCTCGTTCTCTGAGTACGTATGGAATACCATGAAACCCAAGGAGATCATGCGATTCCAAGGGCCATTGGGCAGTTTTTTCCTGCGTGAGGATTCTGACAAACCCATCGTGTTTGTTGCCAGCGGCACGGGTTTTGCGCCGATCAAGGGTATTGTCGAGCATGCGATCAAGCACAATATCCAGCGCCCGATGACCTTGTATTGGGGGGCTTACAACAAGTCGGACATCTATATGTATGACCTGCCTGAGCAATGGGCTCGCGATTACCCACACTTTAAATTTGTCCCTGTTTTGTCAGACCCGGTACCGGCTGATGGCTGGACAGGTCGCACCGGCTTCGTACACACCGCTGTGCTGGAGGATGTAGCCGATTTCT is a window from the Chitinivorax tropicus genome containing:
- a CDS encoding CDP-6-deoxy-delta-3,4-glucoseen reductase, with the translated sequence MSCKVTVKPSGHEFIVNEGETILEAALRESIMLPYGCRNGACGACKGKVLEGAVTHSAHAESTLSREEVANGMALFCCAKPSGDVIIESKEIGAAKDIQIKTLPCRVEKIDKISHNVAVLSLKLPANERLQFMAGQYIDIIMKDGKRRSFSIANAPHDDAFIQLHIRHMAGGSFSEYVWNTMKPKEIMRFQGPLGSFFLREDSDKPIVFVASGTGFAPIKGIVEHAIKHNIQRPMTLYWGAYNKSDIYMYDLPEQWARDYPHFKFVPVLSDPVPADGWTGRTGFVHTAVLEDVADFSGHQVYACGAPVMVEAAHKSFIEKGLPEDEFYSDAFFLSKDLKPTGA
- a CDS encoding SDR family oxidoreductase, with product MQRVLFIGCGDIALRTARLLGQRYQLYGLIRHQDKAKTLRAVGICPIVGDLDQPATLSRISGLAHMVFHFAPPPASGKQDTRTRHLLNALTKRGILPQRLIYISTSGVYGNCAGAEINESRTVNPQTDRACRRVDAERQLRAWGRQTGSQVVILRVPGIYAANRLPIERIRAGLPALLSEEDGYTNHIHAQDLARIAIAASLRGQSQRVYNVVDEDVMKMGDYFDRVADVAGLPRPPRINRAEASQRLTPAMLSFMDESRRLCAHRLHAELKIRLHHPTLVTGLQAE